Part of the Candidatus Cloacimonadota bacterium genome, CGATTCGCTGGAGCAAGTCAATCGGGTAGAGCGTGTGCGCGCTTTAGAGATTCTACGTGAAGCGCAACAGCATCTTGCCGAAACGGATTATAGCGAAAATCCGGATAACAAAATCAGTATTTTGGTAAGTGTAGCGCGTTATCATGTAAACGATAGAAATCCGACTTCGGCATACAAGGTTTTACAAGAGGCTCAGAAATGCGCCGAAGAAAGCAATTTGCCCCAGCAGGTACGCCACATCCAATCTTTGATAGCCATAGTATATTCTATGCGGGGAGATCATCTAAAAGCCATTTACACTTGGGAGGACATGTTAAGCGAATTTGATTCTAGCGATGAGATGTGGATACCCATAGTGAATAATCTAACGGTGGCATACAGCTACACCAAGCAATTTACGCGTGCGGTGGATTTGGGGTTTGAGCTTATTGAAGCCTTAGATCAGCAAGAAAACGACGATCCGGATTTACGCATTTCTGCTTGGATTAATCTTGGGAACGCCTATGGTCCTCTAAAAAGCAATGCAAAGGCAATCAACGCCTACAAAAAAGCCTTGGATATTGCCGAGCAATCTCAAAACATACCGTATCAGAGCTACATACACGGCAATATGGCTCGCACATACAGCGAGATAAAAGAATATGATAAAGCTTACGAACACGCCACTAAGGCACTGGAAATCACCAAATCTTATTATGGAGAATCTCAATTGGCAGATTCACTGAGTGCTTTGGGCTCCATCTGCAATAAAATGAAACGCTATGATGAAGCCAAAGAATTATTGCAATCTGCGCTGGAACATATTGATTCCCAAAATGATACGGTTTGCTATACAAGTACTTTGCTTTCGCTTTGCACAATGTATCTGGAACAAAATCAGCCAGAGAAATGCTTGGATTATCTAACTGAAGCAGAAAAATTGTGCCATGAGAGCGACATACAACAGCATAAAGTAAATCTGTATAAACTATGGAATGAATACTATAGCCAGATTGGAGATTACGCCGGCGCCAATAAGCGCTTATTAGATCTTGGCAGTATATACGAAGAACAGTATCAAGAGCTTTCCGATAAGATGATTTCCAAGCAGGAAGCAGATTATCTAAGCCGAAAAATCGAAAAGAATAATGAGATTTTGCAAAAGAAAAATACGGAATTGGAAGAATCGAACAACCTGATTATTCGACAATCGAAACAATTAGAAAAGAGCAATCGCGAATTGCACGCATCACTCGGAATGTTAAACAGATTGATTTCGATTATTTCTCATGATGTTAGAGGTCCGGCGGCAAATAGCGCCGCAGCATTACGCATGATCCAAGAAGGCAAAATCGGTAGCGAGGCGGCTTCTGATCTGATTGGAAACGTAATTGATAATTTGGATTCAGTTACAGATCTGCTTAGTGAAATGATGATTTGGATAGAATCCCGCAATTTCAGCAAAGAAGTAGATCGCCTGATGAAGGCAGTACCGCTTTGCTATTTGCTGGATCCGGTATTAAAATTTCATCATGGTCACATCAAGCAAAAAAACATAGATGTAGAACACTGTTGCTCGATT contains:
- a CDS encoding tetratricopeptide repeat protein; this encodes MKKNFSSEAHQRILDSLEQVNRVERVRALEILREAQQHLAETDYSENPDNKISILVSVARYHVNDRNPTSAYKVLQEAQKCAEESNLPQQVRHIQSLIAIVYSMRGDHLKAIYTWEDMLSEFDSSDEMWIPIVNNLTVAYSYTKQFTRAVDLGFELIEALDQQENDDPDLRISAWINLGNAYGPLKSNAKAINAYKKALDIAEQSQNIPYQSYIHGNMARTYSEIKEYDKAYEHATKALEITKSYYGESQLADSLSALGSICNKMKRYDEAKELLQSALEHIDSQNDTVCYTSTLLSLCTMYLEQNQPEKCLDYLTEAEKLCHESDIQQHKVNLYKLWNEYYSQIGDYAGANKRLLDLGSIYEEQYQELSDKMISKQEADYLSRKIEKNNEILQKKNTELEESNNLIIRQSKQLEKSNRELHASLGMLNRLISIISHDVRGPAANSAAALRMIQEGKIGSEAASDLIGNVIDNLDSVTDLLSEMMIWIESRNFSKEVDRLMKAVPLCYLLDPVLKFHHGHIKQKNIDVEHCCSISEYSIYTEPNIMKIVLRNILSNAIKFTASGGKIKIFCTKVKNYAYLNISDNGVGMSTEEIDNLMRDNLKPKAGTNKEIGMGMGLHLCLSYLKLLKVEYEIHSELNKGTQFILKLRIADR